From the genome of Microbispora sp. ZYX-F-249:
CGACAACTACGTGCTGAACTGCCTGCGGCAGTGGATGTTCCTGCCGATCAGCCCGCTGCAGGACCGCGACCCGGTCAAGCTGGCCAGCCTCACCGACGTCATCACCGGTCACTTCCCCCTGCCGCCGGGGTTCGGTGCGCGTATGGTCCGCAACTTCGAGGCGGTGCGGGGACCCCTCGGCGAGGACGCCGCGGCGCGGATGTTCGCCGAGCCGGACTGGCCGGCCATCCGCGACTCCATCGCGGCGGGCATCACGGCCGGCGCGACGCCCGATCGGAAGGACCGGCTCTTCCCCGGAGACCCGCAGCAGTTCGCGACCGGCGGGTTCACCGTGGCCAACGGCGCCGCCGGAGTGCTGTGGGCCCTGCGGCAGGCCGGTGTCCCGGTGCCGGAGGAGTACGTGGACTGGCTCGTCACGGCCGTGCGCCGGGCGCCCGATCCGCGTCCCGGCCTGCTGAACGGCCTGCACGGCGTGGCCGCGACGCTCGAGTCGCTCGGCCGCCGCGACGACGCGCTCGACGTGCTCGACCGGGCCCGCAAACTGCACGACGGCCTGGAGGTCCCCGGCCTCCACGGCGGCCTGGCCGGAGCCGGCCTCAACCTCCTGCACTTCTTCGCGATCACCGGCGACGAGGACCTGCGCGCGGAGGCCGTGCGCATCGCCGACCGGCTCGCCCGCGAGCTCGGCGACGACGGGTCGCGCGTGTTCCGCCCGGACGGCAGGGTCGGCCTGCAGCACGGCCTGACCGGGGTCGCGTCCTACTTCCTGCGGATGCACGACGTCACCGGGGAGTCCGGCTATCTCGACCTGGCCCGTACGGCGCTGCGGCGCGAGATCGGCCGCGGCCAGACGCTGCCGGACGGCGGCTTCTGTCTCCTGGACAGCAACCGATACCTGCTCTACCTCGGCACCGGCAGCGGCGGGCTGGCCCTGGTGCTGTCCCAGTATCTCGGCCGGCGTGAGGAGCCGGGCTTCGCCGACGTGGTCGGCGGCGTCCGCCGCGCCCTGCGCGCGCCGTTCACCCGCCACCCGGCCCTGCTCGAGGGCCGGGCGGGCACCATCGCGACCCTCCGCCTCATGGGCCTGCCGGAGGACCGGCCGCTCGTCGACGAGCACGTACGCCGGCTCTCCTGGCACGCCCTGTCCTACGAAGGCCACCTGGCCTTCCCCGGCAACCAGCTCATGCGGCTCTCCATGGACCTGGAAACGGGTTCCGCCGGTGTGCTGGCCGCCCTCAGCGTCGCGTTCGACCAGAGCGCGTCGGTAATGCCGGTTCTCGATCTGCGGACCCCCGCGTTCGAGACGACAGAAAGGAAATAGGAAATGGCTCAGGTTCTGCAGCTCCAGACCCTCAACCCGAACGAGGCCAAGGCGCACCCGTGCTCCAGCATCGTGACCTCGTACAACGGCACCGCCTGCTACATCTGCGTCTGACCGAGGCCGATCGAGCGGGCGCCGGGGTGGTCGCCGCCGG
Proteins encoded in this window:
- the lanKC gene encoding class III lanthionine synthetase LanKC, with the translated sequence MKETIPQLVAYCQADPLFFEPVWRIPDDDNRFPAGSRPLPAGWRRGESELWVVLLPPDLALPEQGWKIHVSATDADAAAVCDLVAGFCLERGIAVKFLRSRMAVRLMNNKYADRGSSGKLVTLYPVDEEQFAEVLPALAELLRGYTGPYILSDLRYEDSPVYVRYGAFQPMTYTKSDGSLGYAIRTPDGRLVPDQRTPAFTVPEWVTLPEVLRGSYEKHTAGDGEELPYQIERALHFSNGGGVYLARDAASGGYVVLLEARPHAGLDAGGVDAVARLAHERDILERLSGLDCVPRLLGHKVIWEHHFLVEEYIEGKTLLDEVFERYPLATPDPAPETLAAYTRWAIDILAKVDHALMSIHARGVRIADLHPENIIVRPDGRVALIDFEIASDLTDTRPPGLAAAGFAAPKELSGRAADNYVLNCLRQWMFLPISPLQDRDPVKLASLTDVITGHFPLPPGFGARMVRNFEAVRGPLGEDAAARMFAEPDWPAIRDSIAAGITAGATPDRKDRLFPGDPQQFATGGFTVANGAAGVLWALRQAGVPVPEEYVDWLVTAVRRAPDPRPGLLNGLHGVAATLESLGRRDDALDVLDRARKLHDGLEVPGLHGGLAGAGLNLLHFFAITGDEDLRAEAVRIADRLARELGDDGSRVFRPDGRVGLQHGLTGVASYFLRMHDVTGESGYLDLARTALRREIGRGQTLPDGGFCLLDSNRYLLYLGTGSGGLALVLSQYLGRREEPGFADVVGGVRRALRAPFTRHPALLEGRAGTIATLRLMGLPEDRPLVDEHVRRLSWHALSYEGHLAFPGNQLMRLSMDLETGSAGVLAALSVAFDQSASVMPVLDLRTPAFETTERK